From the Micromonospora echinospora genome, the window GCCCCGCTCGACCCCTCCCCCGCGCCGGCTGCGGCCGACGTGGTGAGGGCGGCCCGGGAGACCGCCGCCGAGGCGGGCCGGCTCGGTATGCGCAACGTCTCTAGCCTATTCGGCCGCTTCGCCGACGCTCTCGAAGGGAAGGCCCCGTGACCCTCACCCCTACCAGCGCGCTCGCCGAGGCGCGCGAGTTCGTACTGTCCCTGCCCGGTGCCGGCGAGCTGGACGCCGCCGCGCTCGCTCAACAGATCAACGGCATCGCAACGCTGCTGCTGGAGTACGCCGAGCGCCCGGCCCCGGACGACGAGATCGACACCGACGCCGAGCCCGGCCCGCTGGGCGCGTTGTCGTCGGTCCCGTGCACTGTGGTCCCGTCCGACTCCGCTTGGGTCGACGCTTACCAGACCGTCCGGGGCAAGCGGGTCCGGCTCGGCCTGGTGGACGGGTCGACGCGGCCGAACATCGTCGTGACGCCGTCGGATGCCCGCCGGTACGCCGCCGGCATCCTGAACGCCGCCGACGAGGCCGACGGTACGTCGCGGCTGCTCTTCGGCATCGGTTCCCCGCAGTCCTGACCGCACCCCAAAGGGCCCGCCTGGCTTCGTGCTGGGCGGGCCCTTCCCGTATCCGAAGGAGGAAGGATGACCGACCCGCTCGCCGAGCTGGCCGCCGTGGTCGCCGAGCGCCACGCCCTCGACCCGGCGGACTTCGCGGCCCGCGTCCGCCGCCAGCTCGCCCGCAGGATGGCCCGGGGGCGCATCCCGTTCAAGGTGTGCCCTGCCTGCGGCGAGGCGCTTCCCGCGCTGTCCTTCGCCGAGGACATCAGCAAGGGCGACGGGCTAAAGGTCGTGTGTCGCGAGTGCGACGCCGCCCGGCAGGCCGAACGAAGATCAGCGTCTCCCAGCCCTGGCGCATAGGAGTAGTAGAGGCAGGGAGCCGTGTAAACGGACCCGCCCCTAGCCGCTACGGCCCCGCTCTGCCGACGACCTGTGTGCCCCTAGGGACAGGCTCGGGAGCGGGGCGCGTATGCGTCGTGAACGCCCCGGTCCGCCTCTGCCCTCGGGCACGCCGCCGGGGTTCCGCTCGCCTCGGGCGGGCGCTCTCCTTTCGGACCTGGCCGTGAGAGCACCCGCCCGAGCGCCATACCCACGCCCCCGGCGTGCGCTCCACCCGCTACCGATCAACGACCCGACGCCACGGCGCGGGATGCGGGTGTCGAGTGCCCCGGGGGCGTTCGTCTTCTACCTGGGAGGGTCTGATGACCTGGGAGGGGTCAGACCGAAGGGCCCGCCTGCCGCATGATTGGGCCCTGCGCAGACTGCGGGCCCTACGCCGGGACGGGTACCGATGCCGCCAGGTGTTCAGCACTGGTGAGCGGTGCGGTGCCCCGGGGTCCGAGGTAGACCATGTGGTGCGTGGTGACAACCACGACCTATCCAATCTTCAGACGCTCTGCTCGTACTGCCACGGTGTGAAGACCGCAGCCGAGGCCGCCGCTGCTCGGCGACCGAGGCCGAAGCGAGCGCGCGAGCCCGAGCGTCATCCTGGCGAGCTGTGACTCTGTGTGTTGTCACGCAGCGTGAGGGGTGGGGGGTGGCCCCCTCCCGCTCGCTCCCCCCACCGAAGCGGCATAGCGCCTCGGGCTCTGTACGGGCATAGAGGTCGCAACGGAGGGTCACTAACGCCGATCGTTTACACGCTCTGTTACCGCCCGAGGAGGGCCGATGCTGGAGATTAGCGCCGGCCGCCACCCCGCGACCCGGCACTTCGAGCCGCTCTTCGCGTTCGGGCACCTGTGGTTGCGGGGTTGTGAGGCTGACCCGTGACCCGGGGGACCTGCAACTAAAGAACGCCCATTAGCCCAGCGTCGTCCCCCGGGGGCTTACCTGGCTATCCGGACGGGTCAGCCATCAAAGCGCGAAACCCGGCCCGCCCACCGTCCGGAGGACTACCGGGTCCGCTTCCCGGTGCTACTGCCCCGGGCAACCCAACTGTACCCGAACGTCGGCCCGCCGCTGGCACGTAGCCGAACGGCGGGCCCCTGGGCGTTCGTTAGAGCTTGCCCTCGAACAGAGCGACCGAGTCCCCGAGCGCATTCGGCTCGACGGTCACCGCGATCACGCTCGTGTCCTTCGTCGGCGCGCTGAAGGCGTACTTCGCGGTGCGCTTCTGGCCCGTCGCGATAGTCGACGTGAAGCCCCCCGTGATGCCCTTCTCGCTGTCGAAGACCGGCTCGGCCTGGGTCCCCTCGGCTCCGAACGAGGCCGTTACGTTGGCGAGGGTGAGGTCTAGGGGCTCGGTCCCCTTGTTCTCGATCGTGATCGAGAAGACCGCCGCCGAGTTGCCGCGCTGGTGACCGGCGGACGTTCCCGACGGCGTGAACTTCGTCGGCTTGCCGACGGTCACGACAACGCCGCCGTCAAGGGTCACGGCTTCCGCCCCCATCGCGGCGACCGTCTTCTTCTCCGGGGCCGCACTCGACGCAGCGGCCTTCGGCTGCGAAACGTCGGTCACCTTGCCCGTGTCACCACCCCCGCCGCCGCATCCCAGCGCTACGACGCCGCCGAGGACCACGGCCACCACTGACCACCGCTTGTTACGCATTCCTTAGGACTCCCTTAAGTGGACGAACGCCGCCGGCCATCGTGGCACGTGCGCGCAGCGTTTAGCGATGGGCCTTCGGGTCGGGTTGCTGACACCGATCGAGGAGTCCGAACGTCCGGAAGTACCCCCGTTTAAACACATGAGAGGAGGTCCCGCCGTGGCCCGTGGCACCATGCACGCGCCGAAGCCGGACGGCCAGCGCCGCCGCCGCAACGCCCCGACGCACGGCGAGACCGTCCTTCCCGACGACGACGTGGTCCGGGGGCCCGAGCTGGCCGGGCTGACCGCAGGCCGCGAGTTCCGCCCCGAGACGGTCGCATGGTTCGACACCTGGCGACGATCCCCGCAGGCCGCCGTCTTCATCTCGACCGACTGGCTTCGCCTGGCGACCCTCGCGCCCATCGTTGACGCGTACTGGCGTCGCCCCTCGGCCGCCGCGCTGTCCGAGATCCGGATGAACGAAGAGCGCCTAGGCGCGACCGTGGTCGACCGGATGAGGGCTCGGATGCGGGTCGAGACCGACGACGAGGCCGCCGAGGGCGACCTTCCCGCCGGGGTGACGTCCCTTTCCGAGCGTCGCGCGTCGCTGCGCGACCGGCTCGCGTGACGGCCCCGGACGCCCGCGCCGCCGAGCTGGACGAGCTGGCCCGCCTCGCCGCGATCGAGGCGCGGAAGGCCGTCGCCGCCCACGCCCTGACGACGATCGAGGCATTCCCGCTCGACGGGTCGATTAAGACCCTCGGATGGGGCGTTGTCGATTGGGTCGAAGCGTGGTTGCTTCAGCCCGACGGCGACGAGGCCGGCGAGCCCTATCGGCTGACGCGCGAACAACTGAACTTCGTCCTTTGGTTCTACGCCGTAGACGACCGGGGACGCTTTATCTACCGCCGCGCCGTCCTTAGGAGGGCGAAGGGCTGGGGAAAAGCCCGTTCCTCGGCGCTCTAGCGCTGGCTGAGCTTTGCGGCCCGGTCAGGTTTTCGCATTGGAGCGCCGAGGGCCGGAACGAGGACCCCCGCCGAGACTTTGAGCCCGTCGGCAAGCCGCACCCCGCGCCATGGATCGTCATTGCGGGCGTCAGCGAGACGCAGACGGAAAACACCATGGCCGCTATTCGCGCCATGGTCGAGCAGTCGCCATTGGTCGAAGCCGCCGGCCTGGACATCGGTAAGACACGGATCTTCACGCCGTCGGGCGGAAAGATCATGCCGGTTACCGCGTCCAGCTCGACGCAGGAAGGCGCTCGGCCCTCCTTCGCGATCATGGACGAGACGCACCATTGGACGGAATCCAATGGCGGGTATGCCCTCGCCCG encodes:
- a CDS encoding DUF4352 domain-containing protein → MRNKRWSVVAVVLGGVVALGCGGGGGDTGKVTDVSQPKAAASSAAPEKKTVAAMGAEAVTLDGGVVVTVGKPTKFTPSGTSAGHQRGNSAAVFSITIENKGTEPLDLTLANVTASFGAEGTQAEPVFDSEKGITGGFTSTIATGQKRTAKYAFSAPTKDTSVIAVTVEPNALGDSVALFEGKL
- a CDS encoding HNH endonuclease, translating into MTWEGSDRRARLPHDWALRRLRALRRDGYRCRQVFSTGERCGAPGSEVDHVVRGDNHDLSNLQTLCSYCHGVKTAAEAAAARRPRPKRAREPERHPGEL